A genomic stretch from Cryomorphaceae bacterium includes:
- a CDS encoding T9SS C-terminal target domain-containing protein yields the protein MVNRKPFIQPVMRWAFVLAAFCFSSSLRAQNCVDFLLPQYETWSEMDVVYGTAERYNGTTATLAMNIFKPVGDENTQRPLLIMVHGGGFHEGNRNQMNELCQWYASRGYVAATISYRLGFHHVLAPVFPVDVHELIRAMYRGMQDCRGAIRFLKERANVDSTDVNRVAVLGGSAGGFIALHTAYMDQPDEKPSSAGALGPILLSPRPDLGPIEGTMNLNGWDTQIQAVVNIYGAMRDTSLITSHLDPPVYAYHQSQDPVVHCNRMKPYWALVPDANNPLVDGSCAIQAKTTMLNFPEQHAVFHIYDGDEHDVHNIELVDQEIAVFLNHHLCQVTTSMEEEHRVADFVIFPNPSYGMLNIESSRPVQSVELYDMAGNLRKTSAVQQRNIFSIDATGLPAGMYVVRLWTDAGIYHQKVVLK from the coding sequence TTGGTCAACCGTAAACCCTTTATTCAACCGGTGATGAGATGGGCCTTTGTGCTAGCTGCATTTTGTTTTTCTTCTTCGCTCAGGGCGCAGAATTGTGTTGATTTCCTGCTACCTCAGTATGAAACCTGGTCCGAAATGGACGTGGTGTATGGCACCGCAGAACGCTACAACGGCACCACGGCAACGCTGGCCATGAATATTTTTAAGCCGGTGGGCGATGAAAACACCCAAAGACCCCTTTTAATCATGGTGCACGGAGGTGGTTTTCACGAAGGGAACCGCAACCAGATGAATGAGCTATGCCAGTGGTATGCTTCTCGCGGATACGTGGCGGCCACCATTTCTTACCGCTTGGGATTTCATCATGTACTCGCGCCGGTTTTTCCGGTAGATGTTCACGAATTGATAAGGGCCATGTATCGCGGAATGCAAGACTGCCGAGGGGCTATTCGGTTCCTTAAAGAACGGGCAAATGTTGATTCTACCGATGTGAACCGCGTGGCGGTGTTGGGTGGCAGTGCCGGTGGTTTTATTGCGCTGCATACGGCGTATATGGATCAACCTGATGAGAAACCCTCCAGCGCCGGAGCTTTGGGACCCATACTGCTGTCACCCCGTCCCGATCTCGGCCCCATTGAAGGAACAATGAACCTCAATGGGTGGGACACACAAATTCAGGCAGTGGTCAATATTTATGGTGCAATGCGGGATACCAGCCTCATCACTTCACATCTTGACCCGCCCGTATATGCCTACCATCAAAGCCAGGATCCTGTTGTACACTGCAACCGCATGAAACCCTACTGGGCACTTGTCCCGGATGCCAATAATCCGCTTGTAGATGGTTCGTGCGCAATCCAGGCCAAAACCACGATGCTCAACTTTCCGGAGCAACACGCTGTTTTTCACATTTATGACGGCGATGAGCACGATGTTCATAATATCGAACTTGTGGACCAGGAGATTGCAGTTTTCCTGAACCATCACTTATGTCAAGTTACCACAAGTATGGAAGAGGAACATAGAGTAGCTGATTTTGTGATTTTCCCCAATCCTTCATACGGAATGCTCAATATTGAATCCAGCCGGCCCGTGCAATCTGTGGAATTGTATGATATGGCCGGAAATCTGAGAAAAACCTCAGCGGTTCAACAACGCAACATCTTCAGTATTGATGCCACCGGATTGCCGGCCGGGATGTATGTTGTGCGCCTGTGGACCGATGCGGGCATTTATCACCAAAAAGTTGTGCTGAAGTAG
- a CDS encoding glycosyltransferase family 2 protein: METEQTPEVSVVIPCYNVAAWVGDALDSVFIQKGVALEIIAVDDGSSDETVSVIADWISRHPEVAVQLICQPNAGACAARNQGLSAAKGSYVQFLDADDVLLPGKIRAQVDLLENCPEAAFVAGAFNRVSVDGKKTASYSAEPGFFSVFAGQAGITSANLFCRSSLNAIGGWKEDLGSSQEAELMFRLLMKSKHYVAHKELLTEVRERVSGRITQSNPVRRVENYLHVRLTMYDSFCDERPEEWEKAREDLDAFLFSTIALLNRLSPGVWKEYRSYLVKPALLKPVAGLSAVKIKLAGWVGYPLFFRIMSLLPKPVL, from the coding sequence ATGGAAACAGAGCAAACACCTGAGGTTAGTGTTGTGATACCTTGCTACAATGTTGCCGCATGGGTGGGTGATGCATTGGATTCTGTATTCATCCAGAAGGGTGTTGCCCTTGAAATCATTGCTGTTGACGACGGTAGTTCGGATGAAACCGTATCGGTGATTGCGGATTGGATTTCCCGCCACCCGGAAGTAGCGGTTCAGCTTATTTGTCAGCCCAATGCGGGTGCATGTGCTGCGCGCAATCAGGGTCTCTCAGCAGCAAAGGGTAGCTATGTTCAGTTCCTTGATGCTGATGATGTTCTGCTGCCGGGTAAGATTCGGGCACAAGTTGATTTACTCGAGAATTGCCCTGAGGCAGCATTTGTTGCAGGGGCCTTTAACCGTGTAAGTGTTGATGGTAAAAAAACAGCGTCATATTCCGCTGAACCCGGCTTTTTTTCGGTTTTTGCCGGACAGGCCGGTATCACCTCTGCCAATCTTTTTTGCAGATCATCGCTGAATGCGATAGGAGGGTGGAAAGAAGATTTGGGTAGTTCACAAGAGGCTGAGCTGATGTTTCGGTTGTTGATGAAAAGTAAGCATTATGTTGCACACAAAGAATTGCTTACAGAAGTACGCGAGCGTGTATCGGGTAGAATTACTCAAAGCAATCCGGTACGTCGGGTAGAAAACTACCTCCATGTTAGGTTGACCATGTACGACTCTTTTTGCGATGAGCGCCCTGAGGAATGGGAAAAGGCCCGTGAGGATTTGGATGCTTTTCTTTTTTCCACCATTGCGCTGCTCAATCGGCTCTCCCCGGGAGTTTGGAAAGAGTACCGCTCCTACCTGGTAAAACCTGCTTTGCTCAAGCCTGTTGCTGGATTATCAGCCGTTAAAATCAAACTCGCTGGTTGGGTGGGGTATCCATTGTTTTTCCGAATCATGTCACTGTTGCCCAAGCCCGTTCTGTAG
- a CDS encoding toxin-antitoxin system YwqK family antitoxin yields MNRCILPFIFGAALLATGCASPENQSNPSAMPGSDYLITPIHEIAFIDDVATMHGEPFTGVVGIYTSGNVLLSEQAYLNGAKEGVWRVYHPNGNLQKEGIIENGLEHGRYREWYANGQLKYEYHYNAGKKVGKWLSWYEDGTPYTERNFVNDQLEGKVLVWDEEGLLAKEYDYRAGRQVNAIMHFENR; encoded by the coding sequence ATGAATCGATGCATTTTGCCCTTCATCTTTGGCGCTGCACTACTTGCAACAGGGTGTGCATCTCCGGAAAATCAAAGCAATCCGTCTGCAATGCCCGGTAGCGATTATCTCATTACTCCCATACACGAAATAGCGTTCATTGATGATGTGGCCACAATGCATGGAGAGCCCTTCACCGGCGTCGTAGGTATATACACCAGCGGTAATGTGCTGCTCAGTGAACAAGCCTATCTGAATGGGGCCAAAGAGGGAGTTTGGCGGGTGTACCACCCAAACGGAAACCTTCAGAAAGAAGGGATCATTGAAAACGGACTGGAGCATGGCCGCTACCGCGAATGGTATGCCAATGGCCAGCTGAAATACGAATACCACTACAACGCCGGCAAAAAAGTGGGGAAATGGCTTAGTTGGTATGAAGACGGTACCCCTTACACTGAGCGCAATTTTGTAAATGACCAACTCGAAGGCAAAGTTTTGGTGTGGGATGAAGAAGGCCTGCTTGCCAAAGAGTACGATTACCGCGCTGGCCGTCAAGTGAATGCCATCATGCACTTTGAGAATCGCTGA
- a CDS encoding response regulator has protein sequence MKSPSLLVRVILLIIISMVCETLLEAKPIEESTISDTVYTERLVDSLLDAASAIMVEQPIEALKLIEAVEKIAHEANVKSLIADVLHTKSIYHWNRGNYQLALENDRQTLRLFQALNDSSGVAYTLNSLGVTLMELELNHEALKNLLQSELMMVALNDSSGLQMVLLNIGAVFEKMDDYETAMSSYERALELAISLKMPSEMADVYNNMAEIKLAKGMQDEAYELYSQAYQLYKQQGNLDGIATVTLNLGDFYLQTGKLTVAENLLQEARELFSAIQDHHGTCESDLLLGKLYRRSERFEESERILLQVLKQAKTKQYLATYTEAQRQLAQLFYAQENFSKAYERFLAYDFARDSLHKITRTREFDNLRLAYQAEEKDRQLEALRSEREKEQIILLQKDRLRNALIAIAVILFAFSVFGVMMYTRLNNFNRKLEEHQEVLETKNRQIEEQAKQLEEANKRLLNEKKLAEISAQAKAELISELSHEVRTPLNALIGITHILRNEITAEEHRNYLNALYNAAQNLLMFTNNTLDFSKLEAGKLVLQSAPFSPRELVRRVLSPFEMNNTNPDLQLRHEVSDEVPDRLVGDETRFAQILINLVSNAVKYTEKGYVHLRISCVEKNPGCTRLMIRVLDTGMGIPESLQSKVFGRYDRLGNEGEKWTDGSGLGLTITKKLVEWMNGTISFSSIEKEGTIFTVELPFSIATRDTETTTNKNTHLSKLSGCRVLLAEDNEVNIMFTRKLLEQLGMSVTVAKDGVQAEEAIEKQSFDLILMDLQMPRKDGIEATRTILSKNPQSRIIALTANANSSIREELLLEGFCDVIQKPFDPKTLGSYLAGHLPH, from the coding sequence ATGAAAAGCCCTTCGCTTCTGGTAAGAGTTATTTTACTCATCATCATCTCAATGGTTTGTGAAACTTTATTGGAGGCGAAGCCCATAGAAGAATCTACCATCTCCGATACGGTTTACACTGAGAGATTGGTTGATTCCTTGCTCGATGCCGCTTCCGCCATCATGGTAGAGCAACCCATTGAGGCCTTAAAACTTATCGAGGCCGTTGAAAAAATTGCACATGAAGCCAACGTAAAATCACTCATTGCGGATGTATTGCACACCAAAAGTATCTACCATTGGAATCGCGGAAACTACCAACTCGCACTGGAAAATGACCGCCAAACACTGCGCTTGTTTCAAGCACTTAATGACTCATCAGGTGTAGCTTACACCCTTAACAGCCTCGGAGTAACCCTTATGGAACTCGAACTAAATCACGAGGCACTGAAGAATCTTTTGCAATCAGAGCTTATGATGGTTGCTCTCAACGATTCCTCCGGTCTGCAAATGGTTTTATTGAACATTGGAGCGGTATTCGAAAAAATGGACGATTACGAAACGGCCATGTCATCTTATGAACGCGCACTCGAGCTGGCCATAAGCTTGAAAATGCCCAGTGAAATGGCCGACGTGTACAATAATATGGCTGAAATTAAGCTGGCAAAAGGCATGCAGGATGAGGCCTACGAACTTTATTCACAGGCATACCAGCTATACAAGCAACAGGGAAATTTAGACGGAATAGCCACCGTGACCCTCAACTTGGGTGACTTCTATTTGCAAACAGGAAAATTGACCGTTGCCGAAAACCTACTGCAAGAAGCGCGCGAATTATTCAGCGCCATACAAGATCACCATGGTACTTGCGAATCTGACCTTCTTTTGGGGAAACTATACAGGCGATCTGAGCGATTTGAAGAAAGTGAACGAATCCTGTTACAAGTCCTAAAGCAAGCCAAAACAAAACAGTACCTCGCTACCTACACCGAAGCGCAGCGCCAACTGGCTCAATTATTTTACGCCCAGGAAAACTTCAGCAAGGCCTATGAACGATTCCTGGCGTATGACTTTGCCCGCGACAGTCTGCATAAAATTACCCGAACGCGTGAGTTCGATAATTTAAGACTGGCCTACCAGGCCGAAGAGAAAGACCGGCAACTTGAAGCCTTGCGCTCAGAGCGAGAGAAAGAACAAATCATACTCCTTCAAAAAGATCGATTGCGAAATGCCTTGATTGCCATCGCAGTGATTTTATTTGCCTTCTCGGTCTTTGGGGTGATGATGTACACACGGCTTAATAATTTTAACCGCAAACTTGAGGAACACCAGGAGGTTCTGGAGACCAAAAACCGCCAAATTGAAGAGCAAGCAAAGCAGCTTGAAGAAGCAAACAAACGTCTGCTCAACGAAAAAAAGCTGGCCGAGATATCAGCTCAGGCTAAAGCGGAACTCATCTCAGAACTCTCACACGAGGTGCGCACACCACTCAACGCACTGATAGGAATAACGCACATTTTGCGGAATGAAATTACCGCCGAGGAGCACAGAAATTACCTGAACGCCCTTTACAACGCTGCCCAAAACCTCCTGATGTTCACCAATAACACACTTGATTTCAGCAAGCTGGAAGCCGGGAAGTTGGTGCTGCAATCTGCACCTTTTTCACCACGCGAGTTAGTAAGGCGCGTGCTTTCACCATTTGAAATGAATAACACCAACCCCGACCTGCAATTACGTCACGAGGTAAGCGACGAAGTTCCTGATCGACTGGTAGGTGATGAAACGAGGTTTGCACAAATCCTTATCAACCTCGTTAGCAATGCAGTAAAGTATACAGAAAAAGGCTATGTTCATCTGCGGATTTCTTGTGTGGAGAAAAATCCTGGATGCACCAGACTTATGATTAGGGTATTAGATACAGGCATGGGCATTCCCGAGTCATTGCAAAGCAAAGTCTTTGGGCGCTACGACAGATTGGGAAATGAGGGCGAAAAATGGACAGACGGCAGCGGTTTGGGTCTCACAATCACCAAAAAACTCGTAGAGTGGATGAACGGCACCATCTCTTTTTCGAGTATTGAAAAAGAAGGGACCATTTTCACCGTGGAATTACCGTTTAGTATAGCAACCCGAGATACCGAAACAACGACAAATAAAAATACCCACCTTTCTAAACTCAGCGGATGCCGCGTATTATTGGCCGAAGACAACGAAGTCAACATCATGTTCACGCGAAAACTACTCGAACAACTGGGAATGAGTGTAACCGTAGCTAAGGATGGTGTACAAGCGGAGGAAGCTATCGAAAAACAATCCTTTGACCTCATCCTTATGGATTTACAAATGCCCCGAAAAGACGGCATTGAGGCAACCCGCACCATTCTGTCCAAAAACCCGCAGTCGCGCATTATTGCACTTACGGCCAACGCCAACAGTTCTATTCGGGAAGAATTACTCTTGGAAGGATTTTGCGATGTTATACAAAAGCCCTTCGATCCCAAAACACTAGGAAGTTATCTTGCCGGCCATCTACCTCACTGA
- a CDS encoding methylmalonyl-CoA mutase, translating into MIEAKPYQPKHKIRVVTAASLFDGHDAAINIMRRIIQSTGAEVIHLGHDRSVQEVVDCAIQEDVQAIAMTSYQGGHTEYLKYMYDLLNERGCGHIKIFAGGGGTILPEEIKELEAYGITRIYHPDDGRKMGLQGMINDLMERSDFPTGKEVQKEFQTFKSGEHRAIARMISAAENYPDDIQNELKEIAEAAESSSTPILGITGTGGAGKSSLVDELVRRFLIDFPEKTIGIISVDPSKRKTGGALLGDRIRMNSIFNERCYMRSLATRQSNLAVSKHIREAVDILKVSGFDLIILETSGIGQSDTEIVDHSDVSMYVMTPEYGAASQLEKIDMLDYADVISLNKFDKRGALDALRDVKKQYKRNRQLWDTPDEQIPVFGSIASQFNDPGTNALYRALMQVIVERTGADLKTGFSSDDEMSEKVYIIPPKRVRYLSEISEAVRGYNDKARKQSLIAQKLYALKESMDTLGDDQPEAKKALQFAYDELLKELDPKHLDVIIGWEAKKQQYKDEFYSFQVRDKEIKIKTHTESLSRLQIPKVSTPRFRGWGDILEWNLQENVPGAFPYTAGVFPFKREGEDPTRMFAGEGAPERTNKRFHYVSLDMPAKRLSTAFDSVTLYGRDPGERPDIYGKIGNSGVSICCLDDAKKLYSGFDLCDPRTSVSMTINGPAPMLLGFFMNAAIDQQCEKYIKENGLEADVNKKIEAIYKEKGVARPAYRGELPAGNDGLGLMLLGVTGDQVLPSDVYGSLKTKALSSVRGTVQADILKEDQAQNTCIFSTEFALRLMGDTQQYFIDHNVRNFYSVSISGYHIAEAGANPISQLAFTLANGFTYVEYYLSRGMDINKFAPNLSFFFSNGIDPEYAVIGRVARRIWSKAMRDKYGADDRSQKLKYHIQTSGRSLHAQEIAFNDIRTTLQALYAIYDNCNSLHTNAYDEAITTPTEESVRRAMAIQLIINKELGLAKNENPLQGSFIIEELTDLVEEAVMVEFDRITERGGVLGAMETMYQRGKIQEESLYYETLKHTGEFPIVGVNMFLSSEGSPTIVPGEVIRATEEEKKAQIETVKKLQHSNKDLAAEHLRNIQLQAIRNENIFEGLMEACKYCSLGQITDALFEVGGQYRRNM; encoded by the coding sequence ATGATTGAAGCAAAACCCTACCAGCCAAAGCATAAAATCAGAGTAGTAACCGCGGCCTCACTTTTCGACGGGCACGATGCAGCCATCAATATCATGCGCCGCATCATCCAAAGCACCGGCGCCGAAGTGATTCATCTGGGCCACGATCGCAGCGTGCAGGAAGTGGTAGACTGTGCCATCCAGGAAGACGTACAGGCCATTGCCATGACGAGCTACCAAGGGGGGCACACAGAGTACCTCAAATACATGTACGACCTGCTGAACGAGCGGGGCTGCGGTCACATAAAAATCTTTGCTGGCGGCGGAGGAACCATTTTGCCCGAAGAAATCAAAGAGTTGGAGGCTTACGGAATTACCCGCATCTATCATCCCGACGACGGCCGCAAAATGGGATTGCAGGGTATGATCAACGATTTGATGGAGCGCTCGGATTTTCCCACCGGAAAAGAGGTGCAGAAAGAATTCCAAACTTTCAAATCGGGTGAGCACCGCGCCATTGCGCGTATGATTTCGGCGGCTGAAAATTATCCCGACGATATTCAGAATGAACTCAAAGAAATTGCTGAGGCTGCTGAATCTTCCAGCACTCCCATTCTGGGTATCACCGGAACCGGCGGTGCCGGAAAAAGCTCATTGGTTGATGAACTGGTGCGACGCTTTCTGATCGATTTCCCCGAAAAAACCATCGGAATCATTTCGGTAGATCCCTCCAAGCGCAAAACAGGAGGCGCATTGCTCGGAGACCGCATCCGTATGAACAGCATCTTTAACGAGCGTTGCTACATGCGCTCACTTGCCACACGCCAGAGTAACCTCGCGGTGAGTAAGCACATCCGCGAGGCAGTAGACATCCTCAAGGTTTCGGGTTTTGATCTCATCATCCTCGAAACTTCGGGAATTGGTCAGAGCGATACCGAAATTGTGGATCACAGCGATGTGAGCATGTATGTGATGACACCCGAGTACGGCGCTGCCAGTCAGCTCGAGAAGATTGACATGCTGGATTACGCCGACGTCATTTCACTGAATAAATTTGACAAACGCGGTGCACTGGATGCATTGCGGGATGTAAAAAAGCAGTACAAGCGCAACCGGCAACTCTGGGATACGCCCGATGAGCAGATTCCTGTTTTTGGAAGCATCGCCAGTCAATTCAACGATCCCGGAACGAATGCCCTTTATCGTGCACTCATGCAGGTGATTGTTGAACGAACCGGAGCGGACCTCAAAACCGGTTTTTCCAGCGATGACGAAATGAGCGAAAAGGTGTACATCATTCCGCCCAAACGTGTGCGCTACCTCAGCGAAATTTCAGAAGCCGTGCGTGGCTATAACGATAAAGCCCGAAAGCAAAGTCTCATTGCCCAGAAGTTGTACGCCCTGAAAGAGAGCATGGACACCCTGGGTGATGACCAACCCGAAGCCAAAAAAGCCCTGCAGTTTGCCTACGATGAACTGCTGAAGGAACTCGATCCGAAGCACCTCGACGTCATCATCGGTTGGGAAGCTAAAAAGCAACAGTACAAAGACGAGTTTTATTCGTTTCAGGTTCGCGACAAGGAAATCAAGATTAAGACCCACACAGAGTCGCTCTCGCGCCTGCAGATTCCAAAAGTGAGCACACCTCGTTTTCGCGGTTGGGGCGATATTCTGGAGTGGAATCTTCAGGAGAATGTGCCCGGAGCGTTTCCCTACACGGCCGGTGTGTTTCCGTTTAAGCGTGAAGGAGAAGACCCCACACGCATGTTTGCCGGTGAAGGAGCCCCCGAGCGCACCAACAAACGCTTTCACTACGTAAGCCTCGATATGCCGGCCAAGCGTTTGAGCACGGCCTTCGATAGCGTAACACTCTACGGTCGCGACCCTGGTGAGCGCCCCGATATCTACGGTAAAATCGGGAACTCAGGGGTGAGCATTTGCTGCCTGGACGACGCCAAGAAACTCTACAGCGGATTTGATTTGTGCGACCCCAGAACCTCGGTTTCAATGACCATCAACGGCCCGGCGCCCATGTTGCTAGGGTTCTTTATGAACGCCGCCATTGACCAGCAGTGCGAAAAGTACATCAAGGAAAACGGACTGGAAGCCGATGTAAACAAAAAGATTGAAGCTATTTACAAGGAAAAAGGCGTAGCGCGTCCGGCATACCGCGGTGAACTTCCGGCCGGAAATGACGGATTGGGCCTGATGTTGCTGGGCGTAACCGGCGATCAGGTACTGCCTTCCGATGTGTATGGTTCACTCAAAACCAAAGCCCTGTCATCGGTTCGGGGTACCGTGCAGGCTGATATCCTCAAAGAAGACCAGGCGCAAAATACCTGCATCTTCAGTACCGAGTTCGCGCTGAGGTTGATGGGCGACACCCAGCAGTACTTTATTGACCACAATGTGCGCAACTTTTACTCTGTGAGTATCAGTGGTTACCACATTGCAGAGGCGGGTGCCAATCCTATTTCGCAACTTGCGTTTACCCTTGCCAACGGTTTTACCTATGTTGAGTATTACCTGAGCAGGGGTATGGATATCAACAAGTTTGCGCCCAACCTGAGCTTTTTCTTCAGTAATGGAATTGACCCGGAGTACGCCGTGATTGGCCGGGTGGCCCGACGTATCTGGAGCAAGGCCATGCGCGATAAATACGGTGCCGACGACCGAAGCCAGAAGCTGAAGTACCACATTCAAACCAGCGGTCGCTCACTGCACGCACAGGAAATTGCGTTTAACGACATCCGAACCACGCTTCAGGCGCTGTATGCCATTTACGATAACTGCAACAGTTTGCATACCAATGCCTATGATGAGGCCATCACCACTCCCACCGAGGAGAGCGTTCGCCGCGCCATGGCCATTCAGCTTATCATCAACAAGGAATTGGGACTGGCCAAAAACGAAAATCCGCTTCAGGGTAGTTTTATCATCGAAGAGCTCACCGACCTGGTGGAGGAAGCCGTTATGGTGGAGTTCGATCGGATTACCGAACGCGGAGGTGTTTTGGGCGCAATGGAAACGATGTACCAGCGCGGCAAAATTCAGGAAGAAAGCCTGTATTACGAAACCCTGAAACACACAGGAGAGTTTCCGATTGTGGGTGTGAATATGTTTTTGAGCTCAGAGGGTTCGCCTACGATTGTGCCTGGTGAGGTAATTCGCGCAACAGAAGAGGAGAAGAAAGCCCAGATTGAAACGGTGAAAAAACTGCAGCATAGCAATAAAGATCTCGCAGCCGAGCACCTGCGTAATATTCAATTGCAGGCCATCCGCAACGAGAACATTTTTGAAGGACTGATGGAAGCCTGCAAATACTGCTCACTGGGCCAGATTACCGACGCTTTGTTTGAGGTAGGAGGGCAGTACAGGAGGAATATGTAA
- a CDS encoding ATP-binding protein, whose amino-acid sequence MITKEHLADVIASQNEVWTKADKSTARDKLADVPLVDGFARIITGIRRCGKSTLLRQLLPQASGTTVFINFEDPRLSGFDKEDFSRLDDILSSKKVKNLFFDEIQMLQEWEWYVRQKLDEGYKVVVTGSNASLLSEELGTKLTGRHLSTELFPFSYAEALRFRSKKDSLEAMKDYLQDGGFPDFLRLKDPNILQQLFNDILLRDIAARYGVRDVNALRRLALYLLTNIGKPVSATKLTGLFSIKAVSTVLEYFSHLENAYLLQFLPKFSYSMKAQIRNPKKVYTIDLGLFTHNSTSFTEDLGRRLENLVFLHFRRQGKELYYFHEKKECDFVVFEKGKIAMAVQVCHQVNEDNLQREIDGLIEALDFFELKEGSIITFNQSDTYQVDDKTIWLTPVRKLLLSS is encoded by the coding sequence ATGATTACCAAAGAACATCTAGCCGATGTGATAGCAAGTCAAAACGAGGTATGGACCAAGGCCGACAAAAGCACAGCCCGGGATAAACTCGCAGATGTGCCACTGGTAGACGGCTTTGCGCGTATCATCACCGGAATTCGTCGTTGTGGCAAAAGCACATTGCTTCGTCAATTGCTACCACAGGCATCGGGTACTACCGTCTTTATCAACTTTGAAGATCCCCGTCTATCGGGTTTCGACAAAGAGGATTTCTCACGATTGGATGACATATTGAGTAGCAAAAAAGTCAAGAATCTATTCTTTGATGAAATACAAATGCTTCAGGAATGGGAATGGTACGTGCGGCAAAAACTCGACGAAGGATACAAAGTGGTGGTAACAGGCAGTAATGCCAGTCTGTTGAGCGAAGAACTCGGTACAAAGCTCACCGGAAGGCATTTAAGCACGGAACTCTTTCCGTTCTCATACGCGGAGGCCCTCCGTTTTCGGAGTAAGAAAGACAGCCTTGAGGCGATGAAAGACTATTTGCAGGACGGAGGGTTTCCTGACTTCCTAAGATTGAAAGACCCCAACATTCTGCAACAGCTTTTCAACGACATTCTGCTGCGCGATATAGCCGCAAGATATGGCGTCAGGGATGTGAACGCCCTGAGAAGACTGGCTCTGTACCTGCTAACCAACATAGGCAAACCCGTTTCGGCAACCAAGCTAACAGGGCTTTTCAGCATCAAGGCAGTCAGTACTGTGCTGGAGTACTTTTCACACCTTGAGAATGCCTATTTACTTCAGTTCCTGCCGAAATTCAGCTACTCCATGAAAGCGCAAATACGTAACCCCAAAAAGGTTTACACCATTGACCTTGGTCTTTTTACGCACAATTCGACCAGTTTTACAGAAGATTTGGGGCGCCGATTGGAAAATCTCGTTTTTCTCCACTTTCGCAGACAAGGAAAAGAGCTCTATTACTTCCATGAAAAAAAAGAGTGCGACTTTGTGGTATTCGAGAAAGGGAAAATAGCAATGGCTGTTCAGGTGTGTCACCAAGTGAATGAAGACAACCTGCAACGCGAAATAGACGGATTGATAGAAGCCCTTGACTTTTTTGAACTCAAAGAGGGTTCAATTATCACGTTCAATCAATCTGACACGTATCAGGTTGACGACAAAACCATTTGGCTCACACCAGTAAGAAAGTTGCTTTTGAGTAGCTAA